One genomic segment of Culturomica massiliensis includes these proteins:
- a CDS encoding PorP/SprF family type IX secretion system membrane protein, with protein sequence MYKLRILLLFIGIFGGSYLLVAQDLQYSQFFANQLDLNPAFAGSQYYHRLIVNYRNQWPEVGRPYISYAVSYDRHQAAINSGFGIQIKQDRQGKGALVTTTFSGIYSYLVKLRPHAGLRFAVGVSVIQNSADLSNLEFPDMIDPIFGSVYPHQTGDDPSNLNKLSVDFSTGFLFFAGNYTVGGSVQHLGEPSLAFSADAHLPMKYTLHAGAEFAIHHRGLRESRYSINPLFMFQKQASHHQMNYGGFINWSNLTGGAWFRQNFDRPLNAMIFMLGYDNRIFRVAYSFDWGLSRLARVGSGAHEVSLIFLMGERIRKKRYKEIPCPKFFRKNEMNYLNGF encoded by the coding sequence ATGTATAAATTGAGAATTTTATTATTGTTTATCGGGATATTCGGAGGAAGTTATTTGCTCGTGGCACAGGATCTTCAGTATTCCCAGTTTTTTGCCAACCAGTTGGACTTGAATCCTGCTTTTGCCGGATCGCAATATTACCATCGGTTGATTGTGAACTACCGGAATCAATGGCCTGAAGTCGGACGTCCTTATATCAGCTATGCCGTTTCTTATGACCGGCATCAGGCCGCTATAAACAGTGGTTTTGGGATTCAAATCAAGCAGGACCGGCAAGGAAAAGGGGCTTTGGTAACGACAACCTTTTCCGGAATTTATTCTTATTTGGTGAAGTTGCGTCCACATGCCGGTTTACGTTTTGCAGTCGGTGTTTCGGTTATTCAAAATTCAGCGGATTTGTCCAATCTGGAATTTCCGGATATGATCGATCCGATTTTCGGTTCGGTATATCCTCACCAGACAGGGGATGACCCTTCGAATTTAAATAAATTGAGTGTCGATTTTTCGACTGGATTTCTATTTTTTGCAGGAAATTATACAGTGGGTGGCTCTGTACAGCATTTGGGCGAGCCTTCATTGGCTTTTTCGGCAGATGCTCATTTACCGATGAAATATACCTTACATGCCGGTGCTGAGTTTGCTATACATCATCGGGGGTTACGGGAGAGTCGTTATAGTATTAATCCTTTGTTTATGTTTCAGAAGCAGGCTTCCCATCATCAGATGAATTACGGAGGGTTTATCAATTGGAGTAATCTTACGGGAGGTGCCTGGTTCCGTCAAAATTTCGATCGTCCGTTGAATGCTATGATCTTTATGCTGGGATATGACAATCGTATTTTCCGGGTAGCTTATAGTTTTGATTGGGGACTTTCCAGGTTGGCCCGTGTGGGAAGCGGCGCTCACGAGGTTTCGCTGATTTTCCTGATGGGTGAACGAATCCGGAAAAAACGGTATAAAGAGATACCGTGTCCGAAATTCTTCCGGAAAAATGAGATGAATTATCTGAATGGTTTTTAA
- a CDS encoding bactofilin family protein: protein MKKNTKEVVVSLLNEGTQFTGDIESQDDLCIHGWVSGSINACRKLVIGTTGQIEGDINSPSVVVFGVVNGNIFSSGFVSLKNTSQVTGTITTAQIEIESGAEFNGDCCIERNANV from the coding sequence ATGAAAAAGAATACCAAGGAAGTCGTCGTTAGTTTGTTGAACGAAGGAACACAATTTACGGGAGATATCGAATCACAGGATGATTTGTGTATTCATGGTTGGGTTTCAGGAAGTATCAATGCCTGCCGGAAATTGGTCATAGGAACCACGGGGCAGATCGAAGGAGATATAAATTCTCCGAGTGTGGTTGTTTTCGGGGTGGTGAACGGGAATATTTTTTCTTCCGGTTTTGTATCTTTAAAGAATACGTCTCAGGTGACGGGAACAATTACAACTGCACAAATTGAAATAGAGTCGGGGGCTGAATTTAACGGGGATTGTTGTATTGAACGGAACGCGAATGTATAA